The Ramlibacter sp. PS4R-6 nucleotide sequence GTGCCGGGATTGTCCGGCGCGGAGCGTGGGGGGAAATCGCGGGAATTACGTAGCGGGGAACCCGGGGTTTCCCCGCTCAGCCGTCACTTGTAGGAGCGCGCGTCCTCGATCACCTTGCCGTCGTTGGGCAGCGTCCCCGGCTCGACCAGCACCACGTCGCCTCGCAGCTTGGTGACGTCACGGATGGCTTCGCCGATGCGCTCGGGCAGGCCCTGGGGCGCGCCCCGGGCCTCGACCTGGAGCGTCATCACGTCGTTGGCCATCTCGCCGCTGACCACCAGCCTCGCCTTGACCACCTCGGGGAAACGCCGCGCGATGTCCGCGACCTGCCCCGGGTGCACGAACATGCCGCGGATCTTGGTAGTCTGGTCGGCGCGGCCCAGCCAGCCCTTGATGCGCTGGTTGGTGCGGCCGGTCGGGCAGGTGCCCGGCAAGACCGCGGAGAGGTCGCCGGTGCCGAAGCGGATGAGCGGGTAATCGGGGTTGAGCGTGGTGACGACGACCTCGCCCACCTCACCTTGCGCCACCGGGTCGCCGGTGCCCGGGCGGACGATCTCGACGATCACGCCTTCGTCCACCACCATGCCTTCGCGCGCCGCGGTCTCGTACGCGATCAGGCCCAGGTCGGCCGTGGCGTAGCTCTGGAACACGTCGATGCCGTGCCCCGCGAACCAGTCGCGCAGCGACGGCGGCAGCGCCTCGCCGCCGGTCATTGCCTTGCGCAGGCTCGAGATGTCGGAGCCCGCCTCCTTCGCCTTCTCGACCAGGATGCGCAGGAAGCTCGGCGTGCCGGCATAGCCGGTGGGCCGCAGGTCCGCGATCGCCTGCAGTTGCTGCTCGGTCTGGCCCGTCCCCGCGGGGAAGACGGTGCAACCCACCGCGAACAGGGCCGACTCCATGATGAACGCGCCCGGCGTCATGTGGTAGCTGAAGGCGTTGTGGACGAAGTCCCCTTCGCGGAAACCCGCCGCATAGAACGCACGCGCGGCGCGCCAGTAGTCAGCGGCTACGCCTTCCGGCTCGTAGATCGGCCCGGGCGATGCGTAGATGCGGCGCATGCGCCGGCCCTTGCCGATCGCCGAGAACCCGCCGAACGTGTGCTGCGGCCGGCCCGCCTTCTGGCGCTCGTGCAGGTCGGGCTTGCGCGTGACCGGCAGCTTCGCCAGTGCCGCGCGCGAGGTGACGCCCGCGGCGTCCACGCCTTTCAGGATCTCCGCCAGCGCGGACGTGTTCGCCTGCGCGTGCGCCACCTGCTTCGGCAGCGCGGCGAGCAGCTCGCGTTCGCGCTGCTCGTGCGGGCGCGTCTCGAGTGCGTCGAAAAACTCGGCCATGTTCCTTCCCCCTAGGCCAGCCAGCGCTTGCGCCTCTTGTAGCTCTTGACGTCGCGGAAGGACTTGCGCTCGCTGCCGCCCACGCCCAGGTAGAACTCCTTGACGTCTTCGTTGTTCGCGAGCTCCGCGGCCGGCCCGTCCATCACCACGCGGCCGCTTTCCATGATGTAGCCGTAGTCGGCGTACTTCAGCGCCATGTTGGTGTTCTGCTCCGCGAGCAGCACCGTCACGCGCTCCTTCGCGTTGAGGTCCTTCACGATCTCGAACACTTCCTCCACGATCTGCGGCGCGAGGCCCATCGACGGCTCGTCCAGCAGCACGAGGGAGGGGCTGGCCATCAGCGCGCGGCCGATGGCGCACATCTGCTGCTCGCCGCCCGAGGTGTACGCCGCCTGCGAGGTGCGGCGCACCTTCAGGCGCGGGAAGTAGGTGTAGACCTTCTCGAGGTTGCGGGCCACTTCGGCCTTGTCGGTGCGCGTGTACGCGCCCGTGAGCAGGTTTTCCTCGATGGTCAGG carries:
- a CDS encoding phenylacetate--CoA ligase family protein, giving the protein MAEFFDALETRPHEQRERELLAALPKQVAHAQANTSALAEILKGVDAAGVTSRAALAKLPVTRKPDLHERQKAGRPQHTFGGFSAIGKGRRMRRIYASPGPIYEPEGVAADYWRAARAFYAAGFREGDFVHNAFSYHMTPGAFIMESALFAVGCTVFPAGTGQTEQQLQAIADLRPTGYAGTPSFLRILVEKAKEAGSDISSLRKAMTGGEALPPSLRDWFAGHGIDVFQSYATADLGLIAYETAAREGMVVDEGVIVEIVRPGTGDPVAQGEVGEVVVTTLNPDYPLIRFGTGDLSAVLPGTCPTGRTNQRIKGWLGRADQTTKIRGMFVHPGQVADIARRFPEVVKARLVVSGEMANDVMTLQVEARGAPQGLPERIGEAIRDVTKLRGDVVLVEPGTLPNDGKVIEDARSYK
- a CDS encoding ABC transporter ATP-binding protein; its protein translation is MSGSNIVLNVNGIEVIYNHVILVLKGVSLQVADGQIVALLGGNGAGKTTTLRAVSNLLKGERGEVTKGSIELRGERIENLTPADLVQRGVVQVMEGRHCFAHLTIEENLLTGAYTRTDKAEVARNLEKVYTYFPRLKVRRTSQAAYTSGGEQQMCAIGRALMASPSLVLLDEPSMGLAPQIVEEVFEIVKDLNAKERVTVLLAEQNTNMALKYADYGYIMESGRVVMDGPAAELANNEDVKEFYLGVGGSERKSFRDVKSYKRRKRWLA